One Tamandua tetradactyla isolate mTamTet1 chromosome 20, mTamTet1.pri, whole genome shotgun sequence DNA segment encodes these proteins:
- the LOC143664238 gene encoding E3 ubiquitin-protein ligase TRIM11 → MAAPDLSTNLQEEATCAICLDYFTDPVMTDCGHNFCRECISRCWGQPEGPYACPECRELSPQRNLRPNRPLAKMAEMARRLHPPSPVPQGVCAAHREPLASFCGDELRLLCASCERSREHWAHRVLPLQDAADDLKGKLEMSLEHLRKQMEDALLFQAQAEETCALWQKMVESQRQNVLTEFERLRRFLVEEEQQLLQKLEEEELEVLPRLRENAAHLVQQSAALGDLIAELEGRCQLPALGLLQDIRDALRRIQEVKLQPPEVVPMELRTVCRVPGLVETLRRFRGDVTLDPDTANPELVLSEDRRSVRRGDLRQALPDTPERFDPGPCVLGHLRFSSGRHYWEVEVGERASWALGVCRENVNRKETGELSAGNGFWILVFLGSYYSSPERAPMPLREPPRRVGVFLDYEAGHLSFYSVTDGSLLFIFPETSFSGALRPLFSPLSSSPTPMTICRVKGGPGDVLAP, encoded by the exons ATGGCCGCCCCGGACCTGTCGACCAACCTTCAGGAGGAGGCCACCTGCGCCATCTGCCTCGACTACTTCACCGACCCGGTGATGACCGACTGCGGCCACAACTTCTGCCGCGAGTGCATCAGCCGCTGCTGGGGCCAGCCTGAGGGGCCGTACGCTTGCCCCGAGTGCCGGGAGCTCTCCCCGCAGAGAAACCTGCGGCCCAACCGCCCGCTCGCCAAGATGGCTGAGATGGCGCGGCGCCTGCACCCTCCGTCCCCGGTCCCTCAGGGCGTGTGCGCCGCGCACCGCGAGCCGCTGGCCTCGTTCTGCGGCGACGAGCTGCGGCTGCTGTGCGCCAGCTGCGAGCGCTCCCGGGAGCATTGGGCGCACCGCGTGCTCCCGCTGCAGGATGCGGCCGACGACCTCAAG GGGAAGCTGGagatgtccctggagcatctgCGGAAACAAATGGAAGATGCGCTGCTGTTCCAGGCCCAGGCGGAGGAGACTTGTGCCCTGTGGCAG AAGATGGTCGAGAGCCAACGGCAGAATGTCCTGACTGAGTTTGAGCGGTTGCGCCGCTTCCTGGTGGAGGAGGAGCAGCAGCTGCTGCAGAAGCTGGAGGAAGAGGAGCTGGAGGTACTGCCCCGACTGCGGGAGAACGCAGCTCACCTGGTGCAGCAGAGCGCTGCGCTCGGGGACCTCATCGCCGAGCTGGAGGGCCGTTGCCAGCTGCCCGCGCTGGGGCTGCTGCAG GACATCAGGGACGCCCTGCGCAG GATCCAGGAGGTGAAGCTGCAGCCTCCAGAGGTGGTGCCCATGGAGCTGAGAACGGTGTGCAGGGTCCCTGGGCTGGTGGAGACGCTGCGGAGGTTCCGAG GGGATGTGACTCTCGACCCGGACACTGCTAACCCCGAACTGGTCCTGTCTGAGGACCGGAGGAGCGTGCGGCGGGGAGATCTGCGGCAGGCCTTGCCCGACACCCCGGAGCGGTTCGACCCAGGCCCCTGTGTGCTGGGCCACCTGCGCTTCTCCTCGGGGCGTCATTACTGGGAGGTGGAGGTCGGGGAGCGGGCCAGCTGGGCCCTAGGTGTGTGCCGAGAGAACGTCAACAGGAAGGAGACAGGCGAGCTGTCGGCCGGCAACGGCTTCTGGATCCTGGTGTTCCTGGGCAGTTACTACAGCTCTCCCGAGCGGGCCCCCATGCCCCTGCGCGAGCCCCCCCGGCGCGTGGGTGTCTTCCTGGACTACGAGGCTGGACATCTGTCTTTCTACAGCGTGACTGATGGGTCACTCCTGTTTATCTTCCCTGAGACCTCCTTCTCTGGGGCGCTGCGGCCCCTCTTCTCACCTCTTtccagcagccccacccctatGACCATCTGCCGGGTGAAAGGTGGGCCTGGGGACGTGCTGGCTCCCTAA